A region of Onychomys torridus chromosome 10, mOncTor1.1, whole genome shotgun sequence DNA encodes the following proteins:
- the Zcchc4 gene encoding rRNA N6-adenosine-methyltransferase ZCCHC4 — translation MAAPMDSLESLEDEGSAGRRASGVELSVPSEPAAPAPLCPHGPTLLFVKVSQGKEETRKFYACSACRDRKDCNFFQWEDEKLSETRLAAREAHNQRCQPPLSRAQCIESLCWLWPNQATEVGQVVTHIDELHLLIQEVVFLYKFVEEVAYTLQSHVILIKIALAQRELPLNPLKWDMYINILNQCAGNIMEARVDYDNHTLYKHGKRGRKQSPVRIFTNIPPNKIILPAEEGYRFCSLCQRYVSLENQHCMHCNSCTSKDGRKWSHCFLCQKCVKPSWVHCSTCNRCALPDHSCAGPRDGCFVCGALDHKRSNCPNIGTFQRANKAVRRQKQRKRNKIKTEPLKDNP, via the exons ATGGCGGCGCCCATGGACTCTCTTGAGTCCCTGGAGGATGAAGGCAGCGCGGGGCGCAGGGCGTCCGGGGTGGAGTTGTCGGTCCCCTCGGAGCCCGCGGCTCCCGCCCCGCTGTGCCCACACG GGCCCACTCTTCTGTTTGTAAAAGTGAGccaagggaaggaagaaacacGGAAGTTTTATGCCTGCTCAGCCTGTAGAGATAGAAAAGactgtaatttttttcaatgGGAAGATGAAAAG TTGTCGGAAACTAGACTTGCTGCCCGAGAAGCTCATAACCAAAGATGTCAGCCCCCTCTATCCCGCGCACAATGCATAGAAAG TCTGTGCTGGCTGTGGCCCAACCAGGCTACAGAGGTTGGTCAGGTGGTCACCCATATTGATGAGCTTCACCTCCTCATCCAGGAAGTGGTTTTCCTTTACAAG TTTGTGGAAGAAGTGGCCTACACCCTCCAGAGCCATGTCATCCTGATCAAAATAGCTTTGGCTCAGAGAGAG CTTCCCCTGAATCCCCTGAAGTGGGACATGTACATCAACATCCTTAACCAGTGCGcaggaaacatcatggaagcAAGA GTAGATTATGATAATCACACACTTTACAAACATGGAAAGAGAGGTCGCAAACAGTCTCCTGTGCGGATTTTCACCAACATTCCCCCCAACAAAATCATCCTCCCTGCAGAAGAAGGGTACAG ATTTTGCTCCCTCTGTCAGAGATATGTTTCTCTTGAGAATCAGCACTGTATGCATTGTAATTCTTGCACATCCAAG GATGGGAGGAAGTGGAGCCATTGCTTTCTCTGCCAAAAGTGTGTGAAGCCTT ccTGGGTCCATTGTAGCACCTGTAACCGCTGTGCACTCCCAGACCATTCCTGTGCAGGCCCTCGAGATGGGTGCTTTGTATGTGGTGCACTGGATCACAAACGCAGCAACTGTCCCAACATTGGCACCTTTCAGAGAGCTAACAA GGCtgtcagaaggcagaagcaaagaaaaagaaataagataaaaacgGAGCCACTAAAGGACAATCCATGA